One window from the genome of Paraneptunicella aestuarii encodes:
- a CDS encoding ATP-binding cassette domain-containing protein, translating into MISIQHIGKKFELADPKKLQEQELKDPRLRGRFFHSLLDVSFECERGQVLGLLGPNGAGKTTALRILSTALTPDNGGIFVDGQELTAHPDQLRKKIGFLSGSTGLYGRLTGRENIEYFGRLHGLANKVIQQRLDDVVERLDMKAFIERRCDTYSTGMKQKTAIARAVIHEPDVVILDEPTTGLDIMATQTVLEFIRQLKANGTPVIFSTHHLDEVQALCDQVCVIQLGKNTFNGSFSAFAALSEESLHHSFMHTLQEAG; encoded by the coding sequence TTGATCAGTATTCAACATATCGGGAAAAAGTTTGAATTGGCTGACCCCAAAAAATTGCAGGAGCAGGAATTAAAGGATCCTCGTTTGCGTGGGCGCTTTTTCCATTCCTTGCTGGATGTCAGTTTTGAGTGTGAGCGAGGCCAGGTGTTGGGGCTGCTCGGGCCAAATGGCGCAGGGAAAACAACCGCGCTTCGAATCTTGTCTACAGCTTTAACGCCAGATAATGGCGGCATTTTTGTGGATGGACAAGAACTTACTGCGCATCCAGACCAATTGCGTAAGAAGATTGGTTTTCTGTCAGGCTCTACTGGCTTATATGGGCGATTAACCGGGCGAGAAAACATTGAGTATTTTGGGCGTTTGCATGGGCTTGCTAATAAGGTGATTCAGCAACGCTTGGATGATGTTGTCGAGCGGTTAGATATGAAAGCCTTTATTGAGCGTCGATGCGACACCTATTCCACGGGAATGAAACAAAAAACAGCCATTGCTCGAGCCGTTATTCATGAACCTGATGTGGTGATCCTGGACGAACCCACAACCGGGCTGGACATTATGGCAACGCAAACGGTTCTGGAGTTTATACGGCAATTAAAAGCCAATGGCACGCCAGTGATTTTTTCCACCCATCATTTGGACGAAGTACAGGCTTTGTGTGATCAGGTTTGTGTTATCCAGTTAGGTAAAAACACCTTTAACGGCAGTTTTTCGGCATTTGCGGCTTTGTCCGAGGAATCCTTGCATCATTCCTTTATGCACACATTACAGGAGGCAGGTTGA